From a single Kwoniella shandongensis chromosome 9, complete sequence genomic region:
- a CDS encoding pre-rRNA-processing protein PNO1, producing the protein MAHKSHRHKALQSQLEPQPALSLVSTSTTKSKKQSTTSMDVDDDDNSVLINSTSGPSTTAAGAAGGSSSGFAPLPASSQSTVLKNEFRRIPIPAHRMTPLKREWVNLYTPMVEMLGLQVRMNVQRRAVELKTSGHTVDSGAIQKGADFVKAFSLGFDVNDALALLRLDDLYLDSFEVKDVKTLHGDHLSRAIGRIAGEGGKVKFSIENASRTRIVLADTHIHILGSTQNIKIARDAVVSLILGSPPGKVYAHLKTVGARMKQRF; encoded by the exons ATGGCACACAAATCACACAGACACAAGGCTCTTCAATCCCAACTTGAGCCTCAGCCAGCTCTTTCCCTCGTTTCCACATCCACTACCAAATCGAAGAAACAATCCACTACATCCATGGATGTAGATGACGACGATAACTCTGTTCTTATCAACTCTACCTCCGGTCCATCTACCACTGCTGCTGGAGCGGCAGGCGGGTCATCATCAGGTTTCGCACCTTTACCCGCCTCGAGTCAATCGACCGTGCTCAAAAATGAATTTAGACGTATCCCAATCCCAGCTCATCGAATGACACCGCTCAAACGAGAGTGGGTCAATTTGTATACTCCAATGGTGGAGATGTTGGGTCTTCAAGTGAGGATGAACGTTCAAAGACGGGCTGTcgagctcaag ACTTCTGGACATACCGTCGATTCTGGAGCTATCCAAAAAGGAGCGGATTTCGTCAAGGCTTTCTCATTAGGTTTCGATGTCAAT GACGCCCTTGCCCTCCTCCGATTAGACGATCTGTATCTCGATTCTTTCGAAGTCAAAGATGTCAAGACCCTTCACGGCGATCATCTTTCGCGTGCTATTG GTCGTATAgcaggtgaaggtggaaaaGTAAAGTTCTCAATTGAGAATGCTAGTAGGACCCGAATCGTGCTTGCCGACAC TCACATCCACATTCTCGGTTCAACACAAAATATCAAGATTGCGCGAGATGCCGTCGTCTCTCTCATTCTTGGTTCTCCTCCAG GCAAGGTCTATGCTCACTTGAAGACTGTCGGAGCGAGGATGAAGCAGCGTTTCTAG